A section of the Oscillospiraceae bacterium genome encodes:
- a CDS encoding RHS repeat-associated core domain-containing protein, with product MVNLTDSSATAIKSYDYDAFVVERNIASSDANPFRYCAEYYDKETGEIYLRARYYNASIGRFTQQDGWGYADSNDPLSLNLYVYCVGNPVMYVDPSGNALIHWLAIAGIIVTGLTVIFQLVVQ from the coding sequence GTGGTGAATCTTACAGATTCATCCGCGACTGCAATTAAATCCTATGACTATGACGCCTTCGTTGTTGAGAGGAACATAGCTTCCAGCGATGCCAACCCGTTCAGATACTGTGCGGAGTATTATGATAAGGAGACCGGGGAGATATATCTCCGGGCGAGGTATTATAACGCAAGCATAGGAAGATTTACACAGCAGGACGGATGGGGTTATGCGGATAGCAACGATCCGCTGAGCTTAAATCTATATGTGTATTGCGTGGGCAATCCGGTTATGTACGTTGACCCTTCAGGAAATGCATTAATTCATTGGTTGGCTATTGCAGGAATTATTGTGACCGGGCTTACAGTTATTTTCCAGCTGGTGGTTCAATAG
- a CDS encoding Tox-REase-5 domain-containing protein produces the protein MEVKGDYSSFVGKNGQFQSWFSGGQGLIDQANRQLSAAGGTAIDWYVSNQASLNAMKDLFAREGIKGINFILQAPK, from the coding sequence ATGGAGGTTAAAGGTGATTACTCAAGCTTCGTTGGTAAGAACGGTCAGTTCCAGAGTTGGTTTTCAGGGGGACAAGGGCTAATTGATCAAGCCAATAGACAATTGAGTGCAGCTGGAGGTACAGCAATTGATTGGTATGTAAGCAATCAAGCTAGCTTAAATGCTATGAAAGATTTATTTGCCAGAGAAGGAATTAAGGGAATAAACTTTATTCTTCAAGCTCCGAAATAA